In Nicotiana tabacum cultivar K326 chromosome 19, ASM71507v2, whole genome shotgun sequence, one DNA window encodes the following:
- the LOC107814359 gene encoding uncharacterized protein LOC107814359 isoform X1, whose product MLGISYGELFLLLGATASLIGPKDLPIIARTAGRFAGLYVQLARGQFESVMQQSQARQVHKELQDTIAQLEAIRHEIRKISFMNPGPLTSRLVDSINTTAANGTVENGPQKSDEENTIVKKGPQISEKESIVATITPEDHSSRKALTDMHSQAAAYARLAETTPLEAISVDKEGLSELTDESGSIIVLPVSAESAGLLPKRKGTFKEDLRIRRQRSASCQVSMSAVDERFRGKMDNLTPIRVYL is encoded by the exons atgctGGGAATTTCATATGGGGAGCTATTTCTCCTGCTTGGCGCTACTGCTTCTCTTATTG GACCTAAAGATCTGCCAATCATAGCAAGAACGGCAGGCAGATTTGCTGGGCTCTATGTTCAATTGGCTCGTGGTCAATTTGAAAGTGTCATGCAGCAGTCTCAAGCTCGCCAG GTGCATAAGGAACTGCAAGATACCATTGCTCAGCTGGAAGCCATACGTCATGAAATTCGAAAAATCTCGTTTATGAATCCTGGTCCATTGACGTCGAGGCTAGTAGACAGCATCAACACAACAGCTGCAAATGGCACTG TTGAAAATGGACCTCAAAAATCTGATGAAGAGAACACCATAGTTAAAAAGGGACCTCAAATATCCGAGAAAGAGAGCATTGTAGCAACTATCACACCTGAG GATCATAGTTCAAGGAAAGCTTTGACTGATATGCACAGCCAAGCCGCTGCTTATGCTAGATTGGCTGAAACGACACCTTTGGAAGCCATTTCTGTAGATAAGGAAGGTCTGAGTGAACTGACTGATGAATCTGGCAGTATTATTGTGCTCCCTGTCTCAGCAGAGAGTGCAGGGTTGTTGCCAAAACGTAAAG GTACATTTAAAGAAGATTTGCGCATTAGAAGGCAGAGATCAGCTTCATGCCAAGTGAGCATGTCAGCTGTGGATGAAAGATTCCGTGGAAAGATGGATAATTTAACCCCAATTCGAGTATATCTCTAA
- the LOC107814359 gene encoding uncharacterized protein LOC107814359 isoform X2, translating into MLGISYGELFLLLGATASLIGPKDLPIIARTAGRFAGLYVQLARGQFESVMQQSQARQVHKELQDTIAQLEAIRHEIRKISFMNPGPLTSRLVDSINTTAANGTVENGPQKSDEENTIVKKGPQISEKESIVATITPEDHSSRKALTDMHSQAAAYARLAETTPLEAISVDKEGLSELTDESGSIIVLPVSAESAGLLPKRKDEAKGSDIVLEAILEAEVANNAKEFFSQPQNQLKSD; encoded by the exons atgctGGGAATTTCATATGGGGAGCTATTTCTCCTGCTTGGCGCTACTGCTTCTCTTATTG GACCTAAAGATCTGCCAATCATAGCAAGAACGGCAGGCAGATTTGCTGGGCTCTATGTTCAATTGGCTCGTGGTCAATTTGAAAGTGTCATGCAGCAGTCTCAAGCTCGCCAG GTGCATAAGGAACTGCAAGATACCATTGCTCAGCTGGAAGCCATACGTCATGAAATTCGAAAAATCTCGTTTATGAATCCTGGTCCATTGACGTCGAGGCTAGTAGACAGCATCAACACAACAGCTGCAAATGGCACTG TTGAAAATGGACCTCAAAAATCTGATGAAGAGAACACCATAGTTAAAAAGGGACCTCAAATATCCGAGAAAGAGAGCATTGTAGCAACTATCACACCTGAG GATCATAGTTCAAGGAAAGCTTTGACTGATATGCACAGCCAAGCCGCTGCTTATGCTAGATTGGCTGAAACGACACCTTTGGAAGCCATTTCTGTAGATAAGGAAGGTCTGAGTGAACTGACTGATGAATCTGGCAGTATTATTGTGCTCCCTGTCTCAGCAGAGAGTGCAGGGTTGTTGCCAAAACGTAAAG ATGAAGCAAAGGGGTCTGACATTGTGTTAGAAGCGATATTGGAGGCAGAAGTCGCAAATAATGCCAAAGAGTTTTTCTCACAGCCACAAAACCAATTAAAAAGTGACTGA
- the LOC107814359 gene encoding uncharacterized protein LOC107814359 isoform X3: MGSYFSCLALLLLLLVHKELQDTIAQLEAIRHEIRKISFMNPGPLTSRLVDSINTTAANGTVENGPQKSDEENTIVKKGPQISEKESIVATITPEDHSSRKALTDMHSQAAAYARLAETTPLEAISVDKEGLSELTDESGSIIVLPVSAESAGLLPKRKGTFKEDLRIRRQRSASCQVSMSAVDERFRGKMDNLTPIRVYL; the protein is encoded by the exons ATGGGGAGCTATTTCTCCTGCTTGGCGCTACTGCTTCTCTTATTG GTGCATAAGGAACTGCAAGATACCATTGCTCAGCTGGAAGCCATACGTCATGAAATTCGAAAAATCTCGTTTATGAATCCTGGTCCATTGACGTCGAGGCTAGTAGACAGCATCAACACAACAGCTGCAAATGGCACTG TTGAAAATGGACCTCAAAAATCTGATGAAGAGAACACCATAGTTAAAAAGGGACCTCAAATATCCGAGAAAGAGAGCATTGTAGCAACTATCACACCTGAG GATCATAGTTCAAGGAAAGCTTTGACTGATATGCACAGCCAAGCCGCTGCTTATGCTAGATTGGCTGAAACGACACCTTTGGAAGCCATTTCTGTAGATAAGGAAGGTCTGAGTGAACTGACTGATGAATCTGGCAGTATTATTGTGCTCCCTGTCTCAGCAGAGAGTGCAGGGTTGTTGCCAAAACGTAAAG GTACATTTAAAGAAGATTTGCGCATTAGAAGGCAGAGATCAGCTTCATGCCAAGTGAGCATGTCAGCTGTGGATGAAAGATTCCGTGGAAAGATGGATAATTTAACCCCAATTCGAGTATATCTCTAA